A DNA window from Ornithobacterium rhinotracheale DSM 15997 contains the following coding sequences:
- the fumC gene encoding class II fumarate hydratase, whose protein sequence is MEYRIEKDTLGEVKVPADKKWGAQTERSRNNFKIGPAASMPLDIIYGFAYLKKAAAYANAELGVLPTEKRDLIAQVCDEILDKKLDDQFPLVIWQTGSGTQSNMNVNEVIANRAHELAGKKIGEGDKTLQPNDDVNKSQSSNDTFPTGMHIAVYKKIAEVTIPGVEKLKDALKAKSEEFKDIVKIGRTHLMDATPLTLGQEFSGYASQLEHGLKALKNTLDHLSELALGGTAVGTGLNTPQGYDVKVAEYIAKFTGLPFKTAPNKFEALAAHDAIVETHGALKQIAVSLNKIANDIRMMASGPRSGIGEIIIPSNEPGSSIMPGKVNPTQCEAVTMVAAQVMGNDVAISVGGTQGHYELNVFKPVMAANALQSAQLIGDACVSFTDNCVVGIEANDKRIKELVDNSLMLVTALNTHIGYYKAAEIAQTAHKNGTTLKEEAVRLGYVSPEDFDKWVNPRDMVGSMK, encoded by the coding sequence ATGGAATACAGAATAGAAAAAGACACACTAGGCGAGGTAAAAGTACCCGCAGACAAAAAATGGGGCGCACAAACTGAGCGTTCTCGCAACAACTTCAAAATCGGTCCGGCAGCTTCTATGCCGCTAGACATTATCTATGGTTTTGCTTATCTTAAGAAAGCGGCTGCTTATGCCAATGCAGAGCTTGGTGTATTACCAACCGAAAAAAGAGACCTTATCGCACAAGTTTGTGATGAGATTTTAGATAAAAAATTAGACGACCAATTCCCATTAGTTATTTGGCAAACAGGGTCTGGAACACAATCAAACATGAATGTGAACGAGGTGATTGCCAATCGTGCGCATGAATTGGCAGGTAAAAAAATCGGAGAAGGCGATAAAACCCTTCAGCCAAACGATGATGTAAACAAATCTCAATCATCAAACGATACTTTCCCAACTGGAATGCACATCGCAGTGTACAAAAAAATCGCTGAGGTTACGATTCCAGGAGTAGAGAAATTAAAAGATGCTTTGAAAGCTAAATCAGAGGAGTTTAAAGATATTGTGAAAATCGGTAGAACTCACTTAATGGATGCAACCCCGCTTACATTAGGGCAAGAGTTTTCTGGCTACGCTTCTCAATTAGAGCATGGCTTAAAAGCATTGAAAAACACTTTAGATCACCTTTCAGAATTAGCTTTAGGAGGTACAGCCGTAGGTACAGGATTGAACACGCCACAAGGTTATGATGTAAAAGTAGCAGAATACATTGCTAAATTTACAGGACTTCCGTTTAAAACAGCACCAAACAAGTTTGAAGCATTGGCAGCACACGATGCCATCGTGGAAACTCATGGTGCGTTGAAGCAAATCGCCGTTTCTTTAAACAAAATTGCCAACGATATTCGTATGATGGCATCAGGTCCTCGTTCAGGAATTGGCGAAATCATCATTCCGTCAAACGAGCCAGGATCTTCTATCATGCCAGGAAAAGTAAACCCTACTCAGTGCGAGGCAGTAACTATGGTGGCTGCGCAAGTAATGGGTAACGATGTAGCAATTTCGGTAGGAGGCACACAAGGGCATTATGAGCTAAATGTGTTTAAACCAGTAATGGCTGCCAACGCATTACAAAGTGCTCAATTGATCGGAGATGCGTGTGTTTCATTCACCGACAACTGCGTGGTAGGCATCGAGGCAAACGATAAGCGAATCAAAGAATTGGTAGACAACTCATTGATGCTTGTTACTGCATTGAACACCCACATCGGGTACTACAAAGCAGCTGAAATCGCGCAAACTGCTCACAAAAATGGAACTACTTTGAAAGAAGAAGCCGTGCGTTTAGGCTATGTTTCTCCAGAGGATTTCGATAAATGGGTGAATCCAAGAGACATGGTAGGAAGTATGAAATAG
- a CDS encoding HU family DNA-binding protein, giving the protein MAIHYSIRKQKMQLGKEKGKTRYYAQFSLNGTMSFRALCKEIANGSTISEGEAMVVLLRLAEVVKHEMENGRTVDCGDLGLFRPSFSSNGVASEEEFNVRRDMRPPRICFRPKKAMKRLKVSYKKKQI; this is encoded by the coding sequence ATGGCAATACACTACTCTATTAGAAAACAAAAAATGCAATTGGGCAAAGAGAAAGGAAAGACTCGATATTACGCACAGTTTTCGCTAAATGGGACTATGTCTTTTCGAGCACTATGTAAAGAAATTGCTAATGGTAGCACGATTTCGGAGGGAGAGGCAATGGTAGTTCTGCTTCGTTTGGCAGAGGTTGTGAAACACGAAATGGAAAACGGGCGCACGGTAGATTGTGGCGATTTAGGGCTGTTTCGGCCTTCGTTTTCCTCCAATGGTGTGGCTAGCGAAGAAGAGTTTAATGTACGACGGGATATGCGACCTCCACGCATTTGCTTTAGACCTAAAAAGGCAATGAAGCGACTAAAAGTTTCTTATAAAAAGAAACAAATTTAA
- a CDS encoding helix-turn-helix transcriptional regulator produces the protein MKKSILLVLSFFSFICFAQTSDIKSVIIQLDKSDVEGKSDWVHTEIQRLEHENKDKPKNLSLLRAFQSRLAIRKENFERARNYIEQALENAEKSKDNEALANAYYAQSFYLRYLGINDLSLDYANKALEFLPKDTNYHLEALIYYTLYALYSDWDNIEKMEEYIALCMSAAQKAKDYEVMANAYSAKSTIMKLRFQRNRSVALHDSVLYYSKKVEELYRAHPKDISARTYAISAINTANFYFEKWMGNHSAEIRDSILSNLQKVHKTLGRVFDKDEIVANAMGMEAILAMKENRPKQAEQLLQNAYAMLQSHNPPLYYTLTNVCEGLSHLYEGQGDYQKALFYKDKQKAFQDSIYKKQQIENTYKNEAFYKNKEIKKELEIAKQTAKYHRMRNYLLIAAILLLIGLLFFLFRYSKQKMKFEKEKALRLEKEKAEAEIKIQLEKEEQKRLRAEQELLQLKNQRIEKENLARSLQIQRKNELLGKIRAEEDINLQKILREEKRIDESLETSLNEFKSIHPQFFEKLNELSEGRLTPLDQRYCGYLYLNLSTKEIATIFSVEPKSVRMTKYRIKQKLNLVGEQSLEEFLRGLEG, from the coding sequence ATGAAGAAATCTATTTTACTTGTATTAAGCTTTTTTAGTTTTATATGCTTTGCGCAGACTTCTGATATTAAGTCTGTTATTATTCAGTTAGACAAAAGTGATGTGGAGGGGAAAAGCGACTGGGTGCATACCGAAATACAACGCTTGGAACATGAAAACAAAGACAAGCCTAAGAATTTATCGCTACTTCGTGCGTTTCAAAGCCGATTAGCTATTCGAAAGGAAAACTTTGAAAGGGCTAGAAATTACATAGAACAAGCTCTTGAAAATGCCGAAAAATCTAAAGATAATGAGGCGTTGGCAAATGCTTATTATGCACAATCTTTCTATCTCCGGTATTTGGGGATTAATGATTTAAGTCTAGATTATGCCAATAAGGCTTTGGAATTTTTGCCAAAGGATACAAATTATCATTTGGAAGCCTTGATTTATTACACGCTTTATGCACTTTATTCTGATTGGGACAATATCGAGAAGATGGAAGAGTATATTGCGTTGTGTATGAGTGCCGCACAAAAGGCTAAAGATTATGAGGTGATGGCTAATGCGTATTCGGCAAAATCAACCATCATGAAACTGAGATTTCAAAGAAATAGGAGCGTAGCCTTGCACGATAGCGTGCTCTATTATTCGAAAAAGGTAGAGGAGTTGTATCGAGCTCACCCTAAAGATATCTCTGCTAGGACATATGCGATTTCAGCCATCAATACTGCCAATTTTTACTTTGAGAAATGGATGGGCAATCATTCCGCAGAAATAAGAGATAGCATTTTGTCTAATTTGCAAAAGGTGCATAAGACTTTGGGGCGTGTTTTTGATAAAGATGAAATCGTAGCCAATGCCATGGGAATGGAAGCTATTTTGGCAATGAAAGAAAATCGTCCAAAACAAGCGGAGCAATTATTGCAAAATGCCTATGCCATGCTCCAAAGTCACAATCCGCCACTTTATTATACACTTACCAATGTTTGCGAAGGGCTTTCTCATCTTTACGAAGGGCAGGGCGATTACCAGAAAGCGTTGTTTTATAAAGACAAGCAAAAGGCTTTTCAGGATTCTATTTATAAGAAACAACAGATTGAAAATACCTATAAAAATGAAGCATTTTATAAGAATAAGGAGATAAAAAAAGAACTGGAAATTGCAAAGCAAACGGCTAAATATCACCGAATGCGTAATTATCTTTTAATAGCGGCTATATTGTTGCTTATAGGATTATTGTTTTTCCTATTTCGCTATTCCAAACAGAAAATGAAGTTCGAAAAAGAGAAGGCATTGCGACTGGAGAAAGAAAAGGCAGAGGCTGAAATCAAAATTCAATTGGAAAAAGAGGAACAGAAACGCCTACGCGCCGAACAAGAACTCTTGCAGCTTAAAAATCAACGCATAGAAAAAGAAAATTTAGCAAGGTCGCTGCAAATTCAACGAAAAAATGAACTTCTTGGGAAAATCCGAGCAGAGGAAGATATTAACTTGCAAAAAATCTTGCGCGAAGAAAAACGAATTGACGAAAGTCTGGAAACTTCTTTAAACGAGTTTAAAAGCATTCATCCTCAGTTTTTTGAAAAACTAAACGAGCTATCTGAAGGTAGGCTTACACCTCTAGATCAGCGATATTGTGGGTATTTATATTTAAATCTTTCGACCAAGGAAATTGCAACAATATTCTCTGTTGAGCCCAAAAGTGTGCGAATGACCAAATACCGTATTAAGCAAAAACTTAATCTCGTTGGAGAACAATCTCTGGAAGAGTTTCTGCGAGGATTGGAAGGATAG
- a CDS encoding sulfatase, which produces MTYLKKWLSISLLVVLIYTTQAQTTTKPNIIVILSDDAGYADFECYGNKEIPTPNINRLAKEGTLFSKAYVSASVCAPSRAGLLTGRYQQRFGFENNPTGKPREGFKKEDMGLALSEKTIGDRMKEEGYRTLAVGKWHLGNDAKFFPLKRGFDEFYGFQEGHRDFFSFKKKRAEKYALWDNDKIIPEEEITYLTDMFTDKALKFIDENADKKQPFFIYLAYNAVHTPLQAKKNDLDKFAQVGSEGRQTYDAMLSNMDYNIGRVMQELKNKGIDDNTLVIFLNDNGGATTNYSDNGQLRGMKGSVWEGGVRVGYIMRWNGKIPANVVYDKAVSSLDILPTSLAAAGNTRKDKHLDGVNLLPYIQKNSGTPHKNLYWKRGAAAAIQCGDWKVIRVDTNPVLLFNIKDDISEQHNLAEKYPRKVKRMLKKLSRWEKQLPQADWQGYYGPENTIIKHRMSTVGRDMERMYP; this is translated from the coding sequence ATGACTTATTTAAAAAAATGGCTGAGCATTTCGTTGCTCGTGGTGCTTATTTACACAACACAAGCACAAACTACTACCAAGCCAAACATCATTGTAATTTTAAGCGATGATGCAGGTTATGCCGATTTTGAATGCTACGGAAACAAAGAAATCCCAACACCGAACATCAATCGTTTGGCAAAAGAAGGAACATTGTTTTCTAAAGCCTATGTTTCGGCATCGGTGTGTGCGCCGTCTCGTGCGGGCTTGCTCACGGGGCGTTATCAGCAGCGATTTGGTTTTGAAAATAATCCTACGGGAAAACCACGCGAAGGATTCAAAAAAGAAGACATGGGGCTTGCCTTGAGCGAAAAAACGATTGGCGATCGCATGAAAGAAGAAGGCTATCGCACCTTGGCAGTAGGGAAATGGCACTTAGGAAACGACGCTAAATTTTTCCCGCTCAAAAGAGGTTTTGATGAGTTTTATGGTTTCCAAGAGGGGCACAGAGATTTCTTTTCGTTTAAAAAGAAACGAGCAGAGAAATACGCCCTTTGGGACAACGATAAGATTATCCCCGAAGAGGAAATCACTTATCTTACCGACATGTTTACCGATAAGGCGTTGAAATTCATTGATGAAAATGCCGACAAAAAACAGCCGTTTTTCATTTATTTGGCTTACAATGCAGTGCATACGCCACTGCAGGCTAAAAAGAATGATCTGGATAAATTTGCCCAAGTAGGCAGCGAGGGCCGCCAAACTTATGATGCTATGCTCTCTAATATGGATTATAACATTGGGCGTGTGATGCAGGAATTAAAGAACAAAGGCATTGACGACAATACTTTAGTAATATTTTTGAACGACAACGGAGGGGCTACTACCAATTATTCCGACAATGGGCAATTGCGTGGAATGAAAGGCTCCGTATGGGAAGGAGGCGTGCGTGTAGGCTACATCATGCGCTGGAACGGGAAAATCCCTGCCAATGTGGTGTATGACAAAGCTGTATCTTCGCTCGATATTTTGCCCACAAGTCTTGCCGCTGCGGGAAACACCCGAAAAGATAAACATCTCGACGGGGTGAACTTGTTGCCATATATTCAAAAAAACAGCGGAACGCCACACAAAAACCTCTATTGGAAGCGGGGTGCTGCGGCCGCGATTCAGTGTGGAGATTGGAAAGTAATTCGAGTGGATACCAATCCCGTGCTTTTATTTAATATAAAAGATGACATTTCTGAGCAGCACAACCTAGCCGAAAAGTACCCGCGCAAAGTAAAGAGAATGCTCAAGAAATTAAGCCGCTGGGAGAAACAATTGCCCCAAGCCGACTGGCAAGGGTATTATGGTCCAGAAAATACCATCATTAAACACCGAATGAGCACCGTGGGTAGAGACATGGAGCGTATGTATCCGTGA
- a CDS encoding GyrI-like domain-containing protein: MTKGFKIIGISVRTSNRDNQAAQDLGNLWNQFYSENIFDKIPNKASNKILSIYTDYKSDYTDEYTTIIGVPVTSLENIPKGLIGREFEPDNFQKFTAKGEMPKAVVEVWCNIWDKDKDLNRKYSYDFEVYDEKSQNGSDSEVEIYIATNNHS, translated from the coding sequence ATGACTAAAGGATTTAAAATCATTGGAATATCAGTGCGCACAAGCAATAGAGATAATCAAGCCGCACAAGATTTAGGCAATCTATGGAATCAATTTTATTCAGAAAATATTTTTGACAAAATCCCCAATAAGGCATCAAACAAAATACTTTCAATTTACACAGATTATAAAAGCGATTATACCGATGAGTACACCACTATTATAGGAGTTCCTGTAACAAGTCTTGAAAACATTCCAAAAGGATTAATAGGCAGAGAATTTGAACCTGATAATTTTCAGAAATTTACAGCAAAAGGAGAAATGCCAAAAGCGGTAGTAGAGGTGTGGTGTAACATTTGGGACAAAGACAAAGATTTAAACCGTAAATACAGCTATGATTTTGAAGTTTATGATGAAAAATCTCAAAACGGCTCTGATTCAGAAGTAGAAATTTACATTGCAACCAATAATCATTCATAA
- a CDS encoding outer membrane beta-barrel protein, whose amino-acid sequence MKKLFLLVIVAVASIANAQVGNFKIGGNVALPIGIFGDAYTFSVGADVAYSFNVVPNLGLGITTGYQHHFGKKTEKAVVCGNSTYTEETKSIGIIPLAGLVKYNVTPELFVGADLGAAFVTGGGESITAFYYQPKIGYQVNQHEIALGYRGLNKNNESVGAISLGYAYNF is encoded by the coding sequence ATGAAAAAGTTATTTTTATTAGTAATTGTTGCTGTTGCAAGTATTGCCAACGCACAAGTAGGAAATTTTAAAATAGGGGGTAATGTGGCATTACCAATAGGAATTTTTGGTGATGCATATACTTTTTCTGTTGGAGCTGATGTAGCATACAGCTTTAATGTAGTTCCAAATTTGGGACTGGGAATTACTACGGGGTATCAACACCATTTCGGAAAGAAAACAGAAAAGGCCGTAGTTTGCGGAAACTCTACTTATACAGAAGAAACAAAAAGTATTGGTATTATACCATTAGCTGGTTTAGTGAAGTATAATGTTACTCCAGAGTTGTTTGTGGGGGCAGATTTAGGGGCGGCTTTTGTTACAGGAGGGGGAGAAAGTATTACAGCTTTCTATTATCAGCCTAAAATAGGCTATCAGGTAAATCAACACGAAATAGCATTGGGGTATAGAGGTCTTAACAAAAATAATGAAAGTGTAGGGGCTATATCATTAGGTTATGCTTATAACTTCTAA
- a CDS encoding DUF4357 domain-containing protein: MKIKKLHIQNYKNLDAELVHNSDLIALIGNNGSGKSNLLEAVSGIFYNFYNKKEKNIPFNFSLEYEIAGNKTVSIEKKNSSVTTKVNGNHKADISEELPKQVVAIYSGEADRLWKDSYKPMYDEYIKNINASDASKLGGFVQLPKMLFINKFYWHISLLCLLLSDSEETQNFCNKILNIQKINSIKFVFNPNNYGNYSESPVKNFIKTLDAKSEYAIEELKEIIYDNNYDLNDVYKYLYIAFTPDKKKMLENIIIKFNGENLEIDDLSEGEKKLLLIKAALEYAAQEDSLFILDEPDAHIHINNKEQIVKSFESYSHNRQVIITTHSPTLTQCVKDENVYMLNSGKIEDRDRQEIITNLTDDFWNKHQQNNFLSSKKDIILLVEGKHDKQHISNAFNKLKDEFPNLDFEIFKLNSETNIQPFLRGLYESEFESTKVYIGLFDREENILKKFKNPNDYSKIEGKSFVKIKENQKPNDNYFATTLPEIENKNCDCPIELMYEYKEWENAYKKAVENTMGKTTNKSIKEYSKEVLEDAKNILAENSRTFEKEDFKHFRKLFAHILEIKAYSDELHLQSPSETQTRNTNSEEADNNATPEVQTVTPNTVEAIEIYTTARNTDVKAHFYSASEKVTILPDSILATDVVPSFTAKEKRQREKLLKKHCKQIDNQWVVQEAVELSSPSGAIKFAVGSNINGWKWWYLQENNEKLETIRKQ, translated from the coding sequence ATGAAAATAAAAAAACTACATATCCAAAACTATAAAAATCTCGATGCTGAGTTGGTTCATAATTCAGATCTAATCGCATTGATAGGTAACAACGGAAGCGGAAAGAGTAATTTATTAGAAGCCGTTAGCGGCATATTTTATAACTTTTATAACAAAAAAGAAAAAAATATTCCGTTTAATTTTTCGTTAGAATACGAAATTGCAGGTAACAAAACCGTTTCCATCGAAAAAAAGAACTCTTCCGTTACTACAAAAGTCAATGGCAATCACAAAGCAGATATTTCCGAAGAATTACCCAAACAAGTAGTTGCCATTTATAGTGGAGAAGCAGACCGACTATGGAAAGACAGTTATAAGCCTATGTATGATGAATATATAAAAAATATCAACGCTTCTGATGCTTCCAAATTAGGTGGGTTTGTTCAACTACCGAAAATGCTTTTTATCAATAAATTTTACTGGCATATTTCGCTATTATGCCTCTTACTTTCTGATTCGGAAGAAACACAAAATTTTTGTAATAAAATACTGAATATTCAAAAGATAAATTCGATAAAATTTGTTTTTAATCCTAACAACTATGGCAATTATAGCGAAAGCCCTGTAAAAAACTTTATCAAAACACTCGATGCCAAGAGTGAATATGCTATTGAGGAATTAAAAGAAATTATCTACGATAATAATTATGACTTGAATGATGTATATAAATACCTCTACATTGCCTTTACACCAGATAAAAAGAAAATGTTGGAAAACATCATTATTAAATTTAATGGTGAAAATTTAGAAATAGATGATTTGAGTGAGGGAGAAAAGAAACTACTTCTTATCAAAGCCGCTTTGGAATATGCCGCACAAGAAGACAGCCTTTTCATCTTAGACGAGCCCGATGCTCATATCCACATCAATAATAAAGAGCAAATCGTTAAAAGCTTTGAGTCTTACTCGCACAACCGACAAGTTATCATCACCACACATTCGCCTACACTTACCCAATGTGTGAAAGATGAGAATGTATATATGCTCAACAGTGGTAAAATCGAGGATAGAGACCGACAAGAAATTATCACCAATCTCACAGATGATTTTTGGAACAAACACCAGCAAAATAACTTTTTATCTTCTAAAAAAGACATCATACTTTTGGTAGAGGGTAAACATGATAAACAACATATTAGCAATGCTTTTAATAAATTAAAAGATGAATTTCCGAATCTTGATTTTGAAATCTTTAAACTTAATTCAGAAACAAATATTCAGCCTTTTTTAAGAGGGCTTTATGAGAGTGAGTTTGAATCGACCAAAGTTTATATAGGTCTATTTGATAGAGAGGAAAATATTCTTAAAAAGTTCAAAAATCCTAATGATTACTCAAAAATTGAAGGTAAATCATTCGTTAAAATAAAAGAAAACCAAAAGCCGAATGATAATTATTTTGCCACTACTCTTCCAGAGATAGAAAATAAAAATTGTGATTGCCCTATAGAACTAATGTATGAATATAAAGAGTGGGAAAACGCCTATAAAAAAGCTGTAGAAAATACGATGGGTAAAACTACCAATAAATCAATAAAAGAATACTCAAAAGAAGTTTTGGAGGATGCTAAAAATATACTCGCAGAAAACTCTAGAACATTTGAAAAAGAAGATTTTAAACATTTTAGAAAATTATTTGCTCATATACTGGAGATAAAAGCCTATAGCGATGAGCTTCACTTGCAAAGTCCTTCCGAAACACAAACACGCAATACGAATAGTGAGGAAGCCGATAACAACGCAACCCCAGAGGTACAGACTGTAACTCCCAATACAGTAGAAGCCATTGAGATATACACTACTGCACGAAATACCGATGTAAAAGCACATTTTTACTCAGCATCAGAAAAAGTAACCATTCTACCTGATAGTATATTAGCTACAGATGTAGTCCCAAGTTTTACAGCAAAAGAAAAAAGACAAAGAGAAAAGCTACTCAAAAAGCATTGTAAACAGATAGATAATCAATGGGTAGTACAAGAAGCCGTTGAATTATCCTCACCAAGTGGAGCGATAAAATTTGCAGTCGGTTCAAACATCAACGGATGGAAGTGGTGGTACTTACAGGAAAATAACGAAAAATTGGAAACCATCAGGAAGCAATAG